Proteins encoded in a region of the Podarcis muralis chromosome 2, rPodMur119.hap1.1, whole genome shotgun sequence genome:
- the LOC144325792 gene encoding dynein axonemal heavy chain 17-like produces MATDKRLDFIENYCTLFLHVKPDKWTKFATSEEVHSMLNEFYEKHDVTALVITLNPTGQLVPCLGFPATLKNKGIYFVKKRRENVNKENFLDLLLVGDLSPSPVEQMMAVVEEVVYSLFMKHENLAGWPQVVADDVIRAAHRLKNEMFVMGGKIKGKTLLPLPDHIDTLESSVDMFDTLPRAVDSTLLHSIETIIIDWSHQIRDILSKDSAQPLLDGLNPLPRVEFDFWHSRQVNLQCINEQLYAPQVKKIADILERAKSCYWPALRNVFKDVSAGTTSFLKINDRQQVVLGHM; encoded by the exons ATGGCGACTGACAAACGACTGGACTTCATAGAGAATTACTGCACTCTCTTTCTCCATGTTAAGCCTGACAAATGGACCAAGTTTGCAACCAGTGAGGAAGTCCACTCCATGCTCAATGAGTTCTATGAGAAGCACGATGTGACAGCACTGGTGATCACGCTCAATCCCACTGGACAACTAGTTCCTTGTCTTGGCTTCCCAGCCACACTGAAGAACAAAGGAATTTATTTCGTGAAAAAGAGGCGTGAAAATGTTAACAAAGAGAACTTTCTGGATTTACTCCTTGTTGGAGATCTCAGCCCCTCCCCTGTAGAGCAGATGATGGCTGTCGTGGAAGAG GTGGTCTATTCCTTATTTATGAAGCACGAAAACCTTGCTGGATGGCCTCAAGTGGTGGCTGATGATGTTATACGGGCAGCCCACAGACTGAAGAATGAGATGTTTGTGATGGGAGGAAAGATCAAAGGGAAAACACTGCTTCCTTTGCCAGACCACATAGATACCTTGGAGAGTTCAGTGGATATGTTTGACAC GCTTCCTAGAGCTGTGGACAGTACACTGTTACACTCCATTGAAACCATCATCATTGACTGGTCTCATCAGATACGAGATATCCTGAGCAAAGACTCAGCACAGCCTCTTCTGGATGGCTTGAACCCATTACCCAGAGTGGAATTTGATTTCTGGCACAGCCGGCAGGTTAACCTGCAGTGCATAAATGAACAG CTGTATGCCCCTCAGGTGAAAAAGATTGCTGATATTTTGGAGAGGGCAAAGAGCTGTTACTGGCCAGCACTCAGGAATGTTTTCAAGGACGTCTCTGCAGGTACTACCTCCTTTCTTAAAATAAATGACCGCCAGCAAGTTGTTTTGGGTCATATGTAA
- the LOC144325794 gene encoding dynein axonemal heavy chain 17-like, giving the protein MYTVCLIWANSEYYNIPSRIIVVLQEICNLFIELTRNFLSPEEVLKGLQGEIEEVLGGIKLGISVIEKLYKTYDVCCTDMMPKFFKGTLGTGK; this is encoded by the exons ATGTACACCGTCTGCTTGATCTGGGCCAATTCTGAATACTACAACATTCCATCCCGGATCATTGTCGTATTGCAGGAGATCTGTAACCTCTTCATTGAATTG ACACGTAATTTTCTGAGTCCCGAGGAAGTGCTCAAGGGCTTACAAGGTGAAATTGAAGAGGTGCTAGGAGGGATCAAGCTGGGTATCTCCGTGATAGAGAAACTCTACAAGACTTACGACGTTTGCTGCACAGATATGATGCCCAAGTTTTTTAAG ggaactctgggaactgggaAGTGA